In Streptomyces seoulensis, the following are encoded in one genomic region:
- the wblA gene encoding transcriptional regulator WblA — protein sequence MGWVTDWSAQAACRTTDPDELFVQGAAQNRAKAVCTGCPVRTECLADALDNRVEFGVWGGMTERERRALLRRRPTVSSWRRLLETARSEYERGTGIVPLDDDEVYENYAAVS from the coding sequence ATGGGCTGGGTTACCGACTGGAGTGCGCAGGCCGCCTGCCGCACTACCGATCCGGATGAACTGTTCGTGCAGGGAGCAGCGCAGAACAGGGCCAAGGCGGTGTGCACCGGATGCCCGGTGCGCACGGAGTGCCTGGCCGACGCGCTGGACAACCGCGTCGAGTTCGGCGTGTGGGGAGGCATGACGGAGCGCGAGCGCCGGGCGCTGCTGCGCCGCCGGCCCACCGTGAGCTCCTGGCGGCGGCTGCTGGAGACCGCCCGCTCGGAGTACGAGCGCGGCACGGGAATCGTGCCCCTCGACGACGACGAGGTCTACGAGAACTACGCGGCCGTGAGCTGA
- a CDS encoding ArsA family ATPase, whose amino-acid sequence MSQEPQTAAGPDARSGRSPAPTLHVDALLDDPETRIVVCCGSGGVGKTTTAAALALRAAERGRKVVVLTIDPAKRLAQSMGIDSLDNVPRRVKGVEDRRGEAPGESTEAGELHAMMLDMKRTFDEVVESHADPERAAQILANPFYQTVSGGFAGTQEYMAMEKLGQLRAKDEWDLIVVDTPPSRNALDFLDAPKRLGSFLDGKLIRLLTAPAKLGGRAGMAFLNVGMSMMTGTLGKILGGQLLKDAQTFVSAMDTTFGGFRTRADATFKLLQAPGTAFLVVAAPERDALREAAYFVERLAAEKMPLVGLVLNRVHGSGATRLSAERALTAAENLGEPGIVDQTDGNADVRNSPETDGSSDSGPAESEPTPAAADRSVDELTAGLLRLHAERMRLLAREQRTRDRFISHHPEVAIVEVPALPGDVHDLTGLRDIGDRLAAGHTELS is encoded by the coding sequence ATGAGCCAGGAGCCGCAGACCGCCGCCGGCCCGGACGCGCGCTCCGGCCGGTCCCCGGCGCCGACGCTGCACGTGGACGCGCTGCTGGACGATCCGGAGACCCGGATCGTGGTGTGCTGCGGCTCGGGCGGCGTCGGCAAGACGACCACGGCCGCCGCGCTCGCGCTCCGGGCCGCCGAGCGGGGCCGCAAGGTGGTCGTCCTGACCATCGACCCGGCCAAGCGGCTGGCCCAGTCGATGGGCATCGACTCGCTCGACAACGTGCCGCGCCGGGTCAAGGGCGTCGAGGACCGCCGCGGGGAGGCGCCCGGCGAGAGCACCGAGGCCGGCGAACTGCACGCCATGATGCTCGACATGAAGCGCACGTTCGACGAGGTCGTGGAGTCGCACGCGGACCCCGAGCGGGCGGCCCAGATCCTGGCGAACCCCTTCTACCAGACGGTCTCCGGCGGCTTCGCGGGCACGCAGGAGTACATGGCGATGGAGAAGCTCGGCCAGCTCCGCGCCAAGGACGAGTGGGACCTGATCGTCGTCGACACCCCGCCCTCCCGGAACGCGCTGGACTTCCTGGACGCGCCCAAGCGGCTCGGCTCGTTCCTGGACGGCAAGCTGATCCGGCTGCTGACCGCACCGGCCAAGCTGGGCGGCCGCGCGGGCATGGCGTTCCTGAACGTGGGGATGTCGATGATGACCGGCACCCTCGGCAAGATCCTGGGCGGTCAGCTCCTCAAGGACGCGCAGACGTTCGTCTCCGCGATGGACACCACCTTCGGCGGCTTCCGCACCCGCGCGGACGCCACCTTCAAGCTGTTGCAGGCGCCGGGTACGGCGTTCCTGGTGGTGGCGGCGCCCGAGCGGGACGCGCTGCGGGAGGCGGCGTACTTCGTGGAGCGGCTGGCGGCCGAGAAGATGCCGCTGGTCGGCCTGGTGCTCAACCGGGTCCACGGCAGCGGCGCCACCCGGCTGTCGGCCGAGCGGGCGCTCACCGCCGCGGAAAATCTTGGGGAGCCCGGCATTGTCGATCAGACGGACGGGAATGCTGACGTTCGTAACTCCCCCGAAACAGACGGAAGTTCAGATTCCGGCCCAGCGGAATCCGAGCCGACGCCCGCCGCCGCGGACCGGTCCGTGGACGAGCTGACCGCGGGTCTGCTGCGCCTGCACGCCGAGCGCATGCGGCTGCTCGCGCGCGAACAGCGCACGCGGGACCGTTTCATCAGCCACCACCCCGAGGTGGCCATCGTGGAAGTACCCGCGCTCCCCGGCGACGTCCACGACCTCACGGGCCTGCGCGACATCGGCGACCGCCTCGCGGCGGGGCACACGGAACTGTCCTAG
- a CDS encoding ArsA family ATPase yields the protein MSRLQVVSGKGGTGKTTVAAALALALADEGKRTLLVEVEGRQGIAQLFGTEALPYEERKIATAPGGGEVYALAIDAEQALLDYLQMFYKLGSAGRALRKIGAIDFATTIAPGLRDVLLTGKACEAVRRKDKKGAFLYDHVVMDAPPTGRITRFLNVNDEMAGLAKIGPIHNQAQAVMRVLKSAETAVHLVTLLEEMPVQETADGIAELRAAGLPVGRVIVNMVRPEVLDAAELDLARTVPHTAVARALSSAGLGGARRGGQAERLVDPLLTQAAEYAERHALEQEQRAVLGELDLPVAELPLLPEDMDLTGLYELATELRKQGLS from the coding sequence GTGAGCAGGCTCCAGGTCGTCAGCGGCAAGGGCGGGACCGGAAAGACGACGGTCGCCGCCGCTCTAGCGCTGGCCCTCGCCGACGAGGGGAAGCGGACGCTTCTCGTCGAGGTCGAGGGCCGGCAAGGCATCGCGCAGCTCTTCGGGACCGAGGCGCTGCCCTACGAGGAGCGGAAGATCGCCACCGCTCCCGGCGGAGGCGAGGTGTACGCGCTCGCCATCGACGCCGAACAGGCGCTTCTGGACTACCTCCAGATGTTCTACAAACTCGGCAGCGCCGGCCGCGCGCTGAGAAAGATCGGCGCCATAGACTTCGCGACCACCATCGCGCCGGGTCTGCGGGACGTCCTGCTGACCGGCAAGGCCTGCGAGGCGGTGCGCCGCAAGGACAAGAAGGGCGCGTTCCTCTACGACCACGTGGTGATGGACGCTCCCCCCACCGGCCGCATCACCCGCTTCCTCAATGTCAACGACGAGATGGCGGGCCTCGCCAAGATCGGCCCGATACACAATCAGGCGCAGGCCGTGATGCGGGTGCTGAAGTCCGCCGAGACGGCCGTGCACCTCGTCACGCTGCTGGAGGAGATGCCGGTCCAGGAGACCGCCGACGGCATCGCCGAACTGCGCGCGGCGGGACTGCCGGTGGGCCGCGTCATCGTGAACATGGTCCGCCCCGAGGTGCTGGACGCGGCCGAGCTGGACCTGGCCCGTACCGTCCCGCACACCGCCGTCGCCCGCGCGCTGTCCTCGGCGGGCCTGGGCGGGGCCCGGCGCGGCGGACAGGCCGAGCGGCTGGTCGACCCACTGCTGACGCAGGCCGCCGAGTACGCCGAGCGGCACGCCCTGGAGCAGGAGCAGCGCGCGGTCCTCGGCGAGCTGGACCTCCCGGTGGCCGAGCTGCCGCTGCTCCCCGAGGACATGGATCTGACGGGCCTGTACGAACTGGCCACCGAGTTGCGGAAGCAGGGGTTGTCATGA
- a CDS encoding DUF4177 domain-containing protein, with translation MTKWEYSTVPLLVHATKQILDNWGEDGWELVQVVPGPNAEQLVAYLKREKQA, from the coding sequence ATGACCAAGTGGGAATACTCAACTGTGCCGCTGCTCGTCCACGCCACGAAGCAGATCCTGGACAACTGGGGCGAGGACGGCTGGGAGCTCGTCCAGGTGGTGCCCGGTCCCAACGCCGAGCAGCTCGTCGCCTACCTGAAGCGCGAGAAGCAGGCGTGA
- a CDS encoding RidA family protein, whose amino-acid sequence MSAVEARLADLGLTLPEVVPPLAAYQPAVRSGQYVYTAGQLPMVDGQLPVTGKVGAEVTAEEAKDLARTCALNALAAVKSVTGDLDLIARVVKVTGFVASAADFTGQPGVLNGASELLGEVLGDKGVHARSAVGVAVLPLDAPVEVEILVELLP is encoded by the coding sequence GTGAGCGCGGTCGAGGCCCGGCTCGCCGACCTCGGCCTGACGCTGCCGGAGGTCGTGCCCCCGCTGGCCGCCTACCAGCCCGCCGTGCGCTCCGGGCAGTACGTCTACACCGCGGGTCAGCTCCCGATGGTGGACGGACAGCTCCCGGTCACCGGCAAGGTCGGCGCCGAGGTGACGGCCGAGGAGGCCAAGGACCTGGCCCGGACCTGCGCGCTGAACGCGCTGGCCGCCGTCAAGTCCGTCACCGGCGACCTGGACCTGATCGCCCGCGTGGTGAAGGTCACCGGCTTCGTCGCCTCCGCCGCCGACTTCACCGGTCAGCCCGGTGTCCTCAACGGCGCCAGCGAGCTGCTCGGCGAGGTCCTCGGCGACAAGGGCGTGCACGCCCGCAGCGCGGTGGGTGTCGCGGTGCTCCCGCTGGACGCTCCGGTCGAGGTCGAGATCCTGGTCGAGCTGCTTCCGTAG
- a CDS encoding NUDIX hydrolase, whose protein sequence is MANGQWYPPEWPDRIRALADGTLTPVVPRRAATVLLLRDTPAGPAVHMLRRRASMAFAGGAYAYPGGGVDPRDDDHHVRWAGPTRAWWAERLGMEKGDEPGAQAIVCAAVRETYEEAGVLLAGTGPDTVVGDTSGDDWEADRLALVAHELSFAEFLDRRGLVLRSDLLGAWTRWITPEFESRRYDTWFFVAALPEGQRTRDISTEADRTVWTRPAEAAAGYDKGELLMMPPTIATLRQLLPYGTAAEALAAAPERDLTPVLARARLLDGRVELSWPGHDEFTRHVPAAPGTAGGAA, encoded by the coding sequence ATGGCGAACGGTCAGTGGTACCCCCCGGAGTGGCCCGACCGCATCCGCGCCCTCGCGGACGGCACGCTCACTCCCGTCGTTCCCCGGCGGGCGGCGACCGTGCTGCTGCTTCGGGACACCCCGGCCGGACCGGCCGTCCACATGCTGCGCAGACGCGCCTCCATGGCCTTCGCCGGAGGCGCGTACGCGTATCCGGGCGGCGGTGTCGACCCGCGCGACGACGACCACCACGTCCGCTGGGCGGGCCCCACGCGCGCGTGGTGGGCGGAGCGGCTGGGCATGGAGAAGGGCGACGAGCCGGGCGCCCAGGCGATCGTCTGCGCGGCCGTGCGGGAGACGTACGAGGAGGCCGGCGTCCTGCTCGCCGGGACCGGCCCGGACACGGTCGTCGGCGACACCAGCGGCGACGACTGGGAGGCCGACCGGCTCGCCCTGGTCGCGCACGAGCTGTCCTTCGCGGAGTTCCTGGACCGCCGGGGGCTCGTCCTGCGCTCCGACCTGCTGGGCGCGTGGACCCGCTGGATCACCCCGGAGTTCGAGTCCCGGCGCTACGACACCTGGTTCTTCGTCGCCGCCCTGCCCGAGGGCCAGCGCACCCGCGACATCTCCACCGAGGCCGACCGCACGGTGTGGACCCGGCCCGCCGAGGCCGCCGCCGGGTACGACAAGGGCGAGCTGCTGATGATGCCGCCCACCATCGCCACCCTGCGCCAGCTGCTGCCCTACGGCACCGCCGCCGAGGCCCTCGCCGCCGCCCCGGAGCGCGATCTCACCCCGGTGCTCGCGCGGGCCCGGCTGCTGGACGGCCGGGTGGAGCTGAGCTGGCCGGGGCACGACGAGTTCACCCGGCACGTCCCGGCCGCTCCGGGCACGGCGGGAGGGGCGGCATGA
- a CDS encoding MBL fold metallo-hydrolase produces MTDAAALPGQPRDAVRSGPATERAVNVLAPNASPMTLDGTNTWIVAEPGSDLAVVIDPGPLDDGHLRAVVDTAEKAGRRIALTLLTHGHADHAEGASRFAEITGTRVRALDPALRLGDEGLGAGDVVTVGGLELRVVPTPGHTADSLSFHLPADQAVLTGDTVLGRGTTLVAHPDGRLGEYLASLRRLRSLTVDDGVHTVLPGHGPVLEDAQGAVDFYLAHRANRLAQVETAVENGHRTAEAVVAHVYADVDRSLWPAAELSVRAQLDYLGEHGLI; encoded by the coding sequence ATGACCGACGCCGCGGCCCTGCCCGGCCAGCCCCGCGACGCGGTCCGCTCGGGCCCGGCCACCGAGCGCGCCGTCAACGTGCTCGCGCCCAACGCCTCGCCCATGACGCTGGACGGCACCAACACCTGGATCGTCGCGGAGCCCGGTTCCGACCTGGCCGTGGTCATCGACCCCGGCCCGCTGGACGACGGCCACCTGCGCGCGGTCGTCGACACCGCCGAGAAGGCCGGCCGGCGGATAGCGCTCACCCTGCTCACCCACGGCCACGCCGACCACGCGGAGGGCGCGTCCCGGTTCGCGGAGATCACCGGCACGCGCGTGCGCGCGCTCGATCCCGCGCTGCGGCTCGGGGACGAGGGCCTCGGCGCCGGGGACGTGGTCACGGTCGGCGGGCTCGAGCTGCGGGTGGTCCCCACGCCCGGCCACACCGCGGACTCCCTGAGCTTCCATCTCCCGGCGGACCAGGCGGTGCTCACCGGCGACACCGTCCTCGGGCGCGGCACGACCCTGGTCGCGCATCCCGACGGGCGGCTGGGGGAGTACCTGGCCTCGCTGCGCCGGCTGCGCTCGCTGACCGTGGACGACGGCGTGCACACCGTCCTGCCGGGCCACGGGCCCGTCCTGGAGGACGCCCAGGGCGCCGTCGACTTCTACCTCGCCCACCGCGCGAACCGTCTCGCCCAGGTCGAGACCGCCGTCGAGAACGGCCACCGCACCGCCGAGGCCGTCGTCGCCCACGTCTACGCCGACGTCGACCGCTCCCTGTGGCCGGCGGCGGAACTGTCGGTACGGGCCCAGCTGGACTACCTGGGCGAGCACGGGCTCATCTAG
- a CDS encoding nucleotidyltransferase domain-containing protein — protein MSGPPVPHGLDAEGFIAREGSLARVQDAFRPVVAAARDGLAETFGARLHSGYLYGSVPRGTARVGRSDLDLLVALRAEPTDADRAALKDLGTALDRRFPEIDGVGPLLFSAARLLSEGERYDMGWFLACLCAPLLGDDLAGRLPRYRPSPRLARETNGDLAGLLPRWRERIAGAADTEEARRPLVRFMSRHLVRTGFTLVMPRWNGWTSDLAEMAEVFGAYHPRRAAQMRVAARYGREPVGNAAILRGYVDDLGPWLAEEYARVHGTKSGA, from the coding sequence ATGTCCGGACCGCCCGTTCCGCACGGCCTCGACGCCGAGGGGTTCATCGCCCGTGAGGGCTCCCTCGCGCGCGTGCAGGACGCGTTCCGGCCCGTGGTGGCCGCCGCGCGGGACGGGCTGGCGGAGACCTTCGGGGCCCGGCTGCACAGCGGCTACCTGTACGGGTCCGTCCCGCGCGGCACCGCGCGCGTGGGGCGCAGCGACCTGGACCTCCTGGTCGCGCTGCGCGCCGAGCCCACCGACGCCGACCGCGCCGCCCTGAAGGACCTCGGTACGGCCCTGGACCGGCGGTTCCCCGAGATCGACGGCGTCGGCCCGCTGCTGTTCAGCGCGGCCCGGCTGCTGAGCGAGGGCGAGCGGTACGACATGGGCTGGTTCCTGGCCTGTCTGTGCGCCCCGCTGCTCGGGGACGACCTCGCCGGGCGCCTGCCCCGCTACCGGCCGAGCCCCCGCCTCGCCCGGGAGACCAACGGCGACCTGGCCGGTCTGCTCCCGCGCTGGCGTGAGCGGATCGCGGGGGCCGCCGACACGGAGGAGGCCCGGCGTCCGCTGGTCCGGTTCATGTCCCGGCATCTGGTGCGCACCGGCTTCACCCTGGTCATGCCCCGCTGGAACGGCTGGACGAGCGACCTGGCCGAGATGGCGGAGGTCTTCGGCGCCTACCACCCCCGCCGCGCCGCCCAGATGCGCGTCGCGGCCCGCTACGGCCGCGAGCCCGTCGGGAACGCCGCGATCCTGCGCGGCTACGTGGACGACCTGGGCCCGTGGCTGGCGGAGGAGTACGCGCGCGTGCACGGCACCAAGAGCGGCGCCTAG
- a CDS encoding Crp/Fnr family transcriptional regulator: protein MDDVLRRNPLFAALDDEQSAELRASMSEVTLARGDSLFHEGDPGDRLYVVTEGKVKLHRTSPDGRENMLAVVGPSELIGELSLFDPGPRTATATALTEVKLLGLGHGDLQPWLNVRPEVAGALLRAVARRLRKTNDAMSDLVFSDVPGRVARALLDLSRRFGVQSEEGIHVVHDLTQEELAQLVGASRETVNKALADFAQRGWLRLEARAVILLDVERLAKRSR, encoded by the coding sequence GTGGACGACGTTCTGCGGCGCAACCCGCTCTTCGCGGCTCTTGACGACGAGCAGTCCGCGGAGCTGCGCGCCTCCATGAGCGAGGTCACCCTCGCCCGTGGCGACTCCCTCTTCCACGAGGGCGACCCCGGTGACCGGCTCTACGTCGTCACCGAGGGCAAGGTCAAGCTGCACCGCACCTCCCCCGACGGGCGGGAGAACATGCTGGCCGTGGTCGGCCCCAGCGAGCTCATCGGTGAGCTGTCGCTGTTCGACCCGGGCCCGCGTACGGCCACCGCGACCGCGCTGACCGAGGTCAAGCTGCTCGGTCTCGGCCACGGCGACCTCCAGCCCTGGCTGAACGTCCGCCCCGAGGTCGCCGGCGCCCTGCTGCGTGCCGTCGCCCGCCGGCTGCGCAAGACCAACGACGCCATGTCCGACCTGGTCTTCTCCGATGTGCCCGGCCGTGTCGCGCGCGCCCTGCTGGACCTCTCGCGCCGCTTCGGCGTGCAGTCCGAGGAAGGCATCCACGTGGTGCACGACCTCACCCAGGAGGAGCTGGCCCAGCTGGTCGGCGCCTCCCGCGAGACCGTCAACAAGGCCCTCGCCGACTTCGCCCAGCGCGGCTGGCTCCGCCTGGAGGCCCGCGCGGTGATCCTGCTGGACGTGGAGCGCCTCGCGAAGCGGTCCCGCTGA
- the nth gene encoding endonuclease III translates to MKSVKKDSAKTAGAKTGESHTALVRRARRINRELAEVYPYAHPELDFENPFQLVVATVLSAQTTDLRVNQTTPALFAKYPTPEDLAAADPAEVEEILRPCGFFRAKTRSVIGLSKALVEDFGGEVPGKLEDLVKLPGVGRKTAFVVLGNAFGRPGITVDTHFQRLVRRWKWTEETEPEKIEAAVGELFPKKDWTDLSHHVIWHGRRICHARKPACGACPIAPLCPSYGEGETDPDKARKLLKYEKGGFPGQRLNPPQSYLDAGGIPAPPLGAG, encoded by the coding sequence GTGAAATCCGTAAAAAAGGACTCCGCGAAGACGGCCGGTGCGAAGACCGGCGAATCGCACACCGCCCTGGTCCGCCGCGCCCGCCGGATCAACCGCGAACTCGCCGAGGTCTACCCCTACGCCCACCCCGAGCTGGACTTCGAGAACCCCTTCCAGCTCGTGGTCGCCACGGTCCTGTCGGCCCAGACCACCGACCTGCGCGTCAACCAGACGACCCCGGCGCTGTTCGCCAAGTACCCCACCCCGGAGGACCTCGCGGCGGCCGACCCCGCCGAGGTGGAGGAGATCCTGCGGCCCTGCGGCTTCTTCCGGGCCAAGACGCGCTCGGTCATAGGGCTGTCCAAGGCGCTCGTGGAGGACTTCGGCGGCGAGGTCCCCGGGAAGCTGGAGGACCTGGTCAAGCTGCCCGGCGTCGGCCGCAAGACCGCCTTCGTGGTGCTCGGCAACGCCTTCGGCCGGCCTGGCATCACCGTGGACACCCACTTCCAGCGGCTGGTCCGGCGCTGGAAGTGGACCGAGGAGACGGAGCCCGAGAAGATCGAGGCCGCGGTCGGCGAGCTGTTCCCCAAGAAGGACTGGACCGACCTCTCCCACCACGTCATCTGGCACGGCCGCCGCATCTGCCACGCCCGCAAGCCCGCCTGCGGCGCCTGCCCGATCGCCCCGCTCTGCCCGTCCTACGGGGAGGGCGAGACCGATCCGGACAAGGCCCGCAAGCTCCTCAAGTACGAGAAGGGCGGCTTCCCCGGCCAGCGGCTCAACCCGCCCCAGTCCTATCTGGACGCCGGCGGCATCCCGGCCCCGCCGCTGGGGGCGGGATGA
- a CDS encoding NUDIX hydrolase translates to MTYTRDTHESPVALRRQGLPGWLEPVARAAETVQPLQLSRFLPPEDGGGRQSAVLILFGEGERGPELLLMERSGSLRSHAGQPSFPGGALDAVDGDPKGDGPLRAALREAEEETGLDPAGVQLFGVLPALYIPVSEFVVTPVLGWWREPSPVGVVDPAETARVFTVPVADLTDPANRATAIHPSGFRGPAFLVESALVWGFTAGVIDRLLHYAGWELPWDRTRQVPLDRRS, encoded by the coding sequence ATGACGTACACGCGTGACACGCACGAAAGCCCGGTGGCGCTGCGCAGACAGGGGCTGCCCGGCTGGCTGGAGCCGGTGGCGCGGGCCGCCGAGACGGTCCAGCCGCTCCAGCTCAGCCGTTTCCTGCCGCCCGAGGACGGTGGGGGCCGGCAGTCGGCGGTGCTGATCCTGTTCGGCGAGGGCGAGCGCGGCCCCGAGCTGCTGCTGATGGAGCGCTCCGGCTCGCTGCGCTCGCACGCCGGCCAGCCCTCCTTCCCCGGCGGCGCCCTCGACGCGGTGGACGGCGACCCCAAGGGCGACGGCCCGCTGCGGGCGGCCCTGCGCGAGGCGGAGGAGGAGACCGGGCTCGACCCGGCCGGCGTCCAGCTCTTCGGGGTGCTGCCGGCCCTCTACATCCCGGTCAGCGAGTTCGTCGTCACCCCCGTCCTCGGCTGGTGGCGCGAGCCGAGCCCGGTCGGGGTGGTCGACCCGGCGGAGACCGCCCGCGTCTTCACCGTGCCCGTGGCGGATCTCACGGACCCCGCCAACCGGGCCACCGCCATCCACCCCAGCGGGTTCCGGGGCCCGGCATTCCTGGTCGAATCGGCGCTGGTGTGGGGGTTCACGGCCGGGGTCATCGACCGGCTGCTGCACTACGCGGGCTGGGAGCTGCCCTGGGACCGCACCCGGCAGGTCCCGCTCGACCGCCGGTCGTGA
- a CDS encoding MarP family serine protease has protein sequence MNVLDILLLLAAVWFAVVGYRQGFVVGILSVIGFLGGGLLAVWALPPVWDAVTDNAAVGTVAAVVAVIVVIVIASVGQALTTHWGNKLRRHITWSPARALDATGGALVNVGAMLLVAWLIGSALAQTTLPTLGREVRGSKVLVGMDQVLPVQSNTWFKDFGSVLAQNGFPQVFSPFSDEQIREVQPPDPALANSAVAVRAQRSIVKVTGTARSCGKVLEGSGFVFGDRRVMTNAHVVGGVDEPTVQIGGEGRRYDATVVLYDWRRDIAVLDVPDLKAPALRFAAKDAGSGDGAIVAGFPENGAYDVRAARVRGRIMANGSDIYRRGTVGRDVYSLFTTVREGNSGGPLLTPQGAVYGVVFAKSRDDAQTGYALTADEIRPDVTRGRTANSQVGTDNCAL, from the coding sequence TTGAACGTGCTGGACATCCTGTTGCTGCTGGCCGCCGTCTGGTTCGCGGTCGTGGGCTACCGCCAGGGCTTCGTCGTCGGCATCCTGTCGGTGATCGGCTTCCTCGGCGGCGGCCTGCTCGCCGTCTGGGCGCTGCCCCCGGTCTGGGACGCGGTGACCGACAACGCCGCGGTCGGGACCGTGGCGGCCGTCGTCGCGGTCATCGTCGTCATCGTCATCGCCTCGGTCGGCCAGGCCCTCACCACCCACTGGGGCAACAAGCTGCGCCGCCACATCACCTGGTCCCCGGCCCGCGCGCTGGACGCCACCGGCGGCGCCCTGGTCAACGTGGGCGCCATGCTGCTGGTCGCCTGGCTGATCGGCTCCGCGCTCGCCCAGACCACGCTGCCCACCCTCGGCCGGGAGGTCCGCGGCTCCAAGGTGCTGGTCGGGATGGACCAGGTGCTGCCGGTGCAGTCGAACACCTGGTTCAAGGACTTCGGCTCGGTCCTCGCGCAGAACGGCTTCCCGCAGGTCTTCAGCCCCTTCTCCGACGAGCAGATCCGCGAGGTCCAGCCGCCGGACCCGGCCCTGGCGAACAGCGCCGTGGCGGTCAGGGCCCAGCGCTCCATCGTCAAGGTCACCGGCACCGCCCGCAGTTGCGGCAAGGTGCTGGAGGGCAGCGGCTTCGTCTTCGGCGACCGGCGCGTGATGACCAACGCCCATGTCGTCGGCGGCGTCGACGAACCCACGGTCCAGATAGGCGGCGAGGGCCGTAGGTACGACGCCACCGTGGTCCTCTACGACTGGCGGCGCGACATCGCCGTCCTGGACGTGCCCGACCTCAAGGCGCCCGCGCTGCGGTTCGCCGCGAAGGACGCGGGCAGCGGGGACGGCGCCATCGTGGCCGGCTTCCCGGAGAACGGCGCGTACGACGTGCGCGCGGCGCGGGTGCGCGGGCGCATCATGGCGAACGGCTCGGACATCTACCGCCGGGGCACGGTCGGCCGTGACGTGTACTCACTCTTCACCACCGTCCGCGAGGGCAACTCCGGCGGCCCCCTGCTGACCCCTCAGGGCGCGGTGTACGGCGTGGTGTTCGCCAAGTCGCGGGACGACGCCCAGACCGGCTACGCCCTCACCGCCGACGAGATCCGCCCGGACGTCACCCGGGGGCGTACGGCGAACAGTCAGGTGGGTACCGACAACTGCGCCCTGTGA